The genomic segment TGAAGGATACAGTTTCGCATTCACCACTCTTCCATCTTTGAAAACGTGTTTGTACGTCTGAAACTTGTCTGGGTCAATGTTCTTCTCTTCTCGCAGCCACTTGCAAAACATCTTCCCCTCAGAGATGTCCGGCAGCATGGCTTCTGGGATGGTGTAACCCTTGAGTTCCAGCGGACCGATCAGGTGAAGCGTCATTTCGGTAAGCATTGAAAAGTAGCCACGAGGAATACTGGCGGCATTGATTGCATAGCGTTCAAGGTGATACGGAACGTGTGACGTGCGAAGTTTTCCAGTCATCCATTGATGGATGAAATGAGAAACGGCAACGGCAAATTTCGGTGAGCACCACTGTCCAAGATGGATCGCCACTTCAGGATGAACCCAAGTTCCTTGCTCGATTGGGTTTCCGGATTGTCTGATTATCACTAATTCCGTGGCGGGAATTCCCGCCACGGCTTCCATCTCCTGTAAGTACTCTTTTGTCGACGACAATCGGTGATAGTCTGTGAACTTCTTTCCGCACGCTTTGCACATTGCCGTAGCGTTTACGAATCCGTCATCTGATCTTTGATGAATTACACTGTTGTTGATCGTGTGTGGAATGAGCGCGAGTTGTAATTGCATCTCGGGTTTCTTGGCCATGGTGCTAGTCCTTGCACGGGAGGTCTCCGAACGCCGACCAAAAAGAAAAACTCCCGGTCGCATGAGCCCTGAGAAAGCGTCACACAAAAACCGGGAGTTAGTCGCTCTTTCGAGCGTGTTCTATCAGTTGTGTACCGCTTTCTCAGGGCGTGCGGCAATCGTATCGAGACGCTTCGATAACACAACAGTGTCTTATTTAAACAAGATCAATTGGCATTCGTTTGGTTGATGTAACAATCTGGCAGTCAACGACATAATTTATTGGTGAAAAAAGTGATAATCGCGTGAACTCCAACAATGCCATTGAGCAGTGAATACTCAATATGCATAGTCAACGGCCAGTTCTCGTACCCTGTGCCCCCGGTTCGACACAACGGATAACTGGTAGTCTGCGGTCAGGAGTGGCTGGATGCGGGGCCAAAATCCTCGCCGAGCCGGCACAGTGCGATTGCTCGAGCAACACGACATTGTAAATTGTCGCCATGCCAGAGGTGGGGGGGAGCTCAATTAAACCACGCCCCTGACAACTCTGCAGGATCTATAGACCCACAACTGAACAGGCGTATCGATACTTGACATAGATCAATAGATCTATCACCAGTTTAGTGGGAAATTCCAGGTCGACACGAAAACCGACCTCGAAAGTGAGTTTGAAGGGATAGGAAATCCTTAAAAATTCCACGGGGTGGAGGTAGTAAATGGGCGGGGTCGCGAGTGGGGAGCTGCCCCGCCGGGTCGGTGCCTAGGAGCGTGTCTTCCGTGCTTTTGCTGGGGCCGAAGTCATCGCATGACCGGCACAGATTTGACGATGGATTCTGCCTCGTCGCACTTGGACCTGTCGAGGACTCACTGGTCACGATGGCTGCGGAGCTGGGACGACGGTGATCGATGGGCCATCTGCAATTCTGCTCGTCGCAACGATTCTGACTCGACACGGATTCAAACTGAATGCGATGTCACGCAGATGGGTGATCTGCGAATGGGGTGGGCGACATCGTTCGCGAGATCCATAGAACCAGTCGTGAGGCGGACGACATCCGACGATGTCTCGAGGTGAGGCAGTCATTCTCTGCTGGTAGGTCGGTCGATACGAGGCGTGCTACGTTCGCCCACACTTGGCGGACTCTCGTCAGAGAGCACACCGAGCGGACACACCAAGCGTCCCACGTCGCACGACTCAGGCCAACTCGCCACGGCGGATCTGAGTCACTACCCCCGACAGTCGGTGACTGTCCTAATTATGCGCCCGGTGGTTCCTGGTCACAGTTCAGACAATCCGTCACGCTGTTCCACCTATGTTCCACCTCCACGGCACGATTTCACCCGGCGCATGAACGACTCGGACATGCCTGTTTCACTGTGGAATCAGATACGAATCGTAGCCTTCGGTAGTGCAGGGTAGTCCTCATGTCGGATTCAAAATCCAGTGTCCCTCAAAGACG from the Schlesneria paludicola DSM 18645 genome contains:
- a CDS encoding KilA-N domain-containing protein, producing MAKKPEMQLQLALIPHTINNSVIHQRSDDGFVNATAMCKACGKKFTDYHRLSSTKEYLQEMEAVAGIPATELVIIRQSGNPIEQGTWVHPEVAIHLGQWCSPKFAVAVSHFIHQWMTGKLRTSHVPYHLERYAINAASIPRGYFSMLTEMTLHLIGPLELKGYTIPEAMLPDISEGKMFCKWLREEKNIDPDKFQTYKHVFKDGRVVNAKLYPSSLREDFLNHFWDVWVPTKMIPYFKQRDPKSLEFIPKAFPLLYGAQMQRLVRLPQ